In Corylus avellana chromosome ca2, CavTom2PMs-1.0, the following proteins share a genomic window:
- the LOC132169500 gene encoding protein kinase PINOID, protein KPAAFHYAHSRRSYESVPPSPPHSRKYLIPKTVARHQNSAGFLFLFFYAFLTGGGECLGVLVRLRMLDSDSELSFDAVNSGYSSMSSESCSSFSRLSFELTVPTTSHSSPESLTLKPHRSSDFAYSAIRSATFRRRTAGGLTFRDFRLVRRIGAGDIGTVYLCALRDCELSGDDDQEQCLYAMKVVDKDALAKKKKVQRAEMERKILKMLDHPFLPTLHAEFEASHFSCIVMEFCSGGDLHSLRHKQPHKRFSLTSARFYAAEVLVALEYLHMLGIIYRDLKPENVLVRSDGHIMLSDFDLSLCSDAIAAVESPSYSPDPAITPSPSHARAVPAPFSCLSNRLFRSRKVQTLTPNRLFVAEPVGARSCSFVGTHEYVSPEVASGGSHGNAVDWWAFGIFVYEMIYGRTPFAAPSNETTLRSIIKKPLAFPTLKPSSALELHARDLISGLLVKDPANRLGSKRGAADVKKHPFFTNLNFALIRSLTPPEIPGPKSLKTRSLPSNSSAQFTAFEYF, encoded by the exons AAGCCTGCAGCCTTTCATTACGCGCATTCAAGGCGTAGCTATGAGTCTGTGCCTCCCTCCCCTCCCCACTCTCGCAAGTATCTGATTCCGAAAACAGTCGCTAGGCACCAAAACAGTGCCGGattcttattcctttttttttatgcttttttgaCCGGGGGGGGGGAGTGTTTGGGAGTTTTGGTGCGTTTAAGGATGTTAGACTCCGACAGCGAGCTGAGCTTCGACGCAGTTAATTCCGGTTACAGCTCAATGAGCAGCGAGAGTTGCAGTAGCTTCAGCCGTCTCTCGTTCGAGCTCACAGTCCCGACGACGTCGCATTCCTCGCCGGAGAGCCTGACCCTAAAGCCCCACCGTTCCTCCGACTTCGCCTACTCGGCCATCCGCTCCGCCACTTTCCGTCGCCGGACGGCCGGCGGTTTGACTTTCCGGGACTTTCGTCTGGTCAGAAGGATCGGCGCCGGAGACATAGGTACCGTCTACCTCTGCGCCCTCCGCGACTGCGAACTCTCGGGCGACGACGATCAGGAGCAGTGCTTGTACGCGATGAAGGTGGTGGATAAGGACGCCCTggcgaagaagaagaaggtgcaGAGGGCGGAGATGGAGAGGAAGATTCTCAAGATGCTCGACCATCCCTTCTTGCCCACTCTCCACGCCGAGTTTGAGGCATCGCATTTCTCTTGCATTGTCATGGAGTTTTGCTCCGGCGGTGACTTGCATTCCTTGCGCCACAAACAGCCCCACAAGCGTTTCTCTCTCACCTCCGCAAG gttttATGCTGCCGAGGTTCTCGTGGCATTGGAATACCTCCATATGTTGGGAATAATCTACAGGGACCTCAAGCCTGAGAACGTTTTAGTCAGATCGGACGGTCACATCATGCTCTCGGACTTTGACCTCTCCCTCTGCTCCGATGCGATCGCGGCCGTTGAATCTCCATCTTATTCTCCAGATCCCGCGATCACACCGAGCCCGTCCCACGCCCGCGCCGTACCCGCACCCTTCTCCTGCCTCTCCAACCGTCTCTTCCGGTCACGCAAGGTCCAGACCTTGACCCCAAACCGGCTCTTCGTGGCGGAGCCAGTGGGCGCCCGGTCATGCTCCTTCGTTGGGACCCACGAGTACGTCTCACCAGAGGTCGCGTCCGGCGGGTCCCACGGAAACGCTGTTGACTGGTGGGCCTTCGGGATCTTCGTCTACGAGATGATCTACGGCCGCACTCCCTTCGCGGCTCCATCTAACGAGACCACCCTGCGCAGCATCATAAAGAAGCCCCTGGCCTTCCCCACGCTCAAGCCGTCCAGTGCGCTTGAGCTCCACGCGCGTGACCTCATCTCCGGGTTATTAGTCAAAGACCCAGCTAACCGACTCGGGTCGAAGCGCGGAGCCGCCGACGTCAAAAAGCACCCTTTCTTCACAAACCTCAACTTCGCCCTCATCCGCTCGCTCACTCCGCCGGAGATCCCCGGCCCAAAAAGTCTCAAAACGAGGTCGTTGCCGAGCAATAGTAGTGCGCAATTCACTGCGTTCGAGTACTTCTGA
- the LOC132169501 gene encoding uncharacterized protein LOC132169501 — MVFLMETKLQAKSLEFIRIKAGFNNSFGVDSVGKSGGLALLWKNDVSIEIQNYSRWHINAVFNSVSGTQAWKFTGFYGNPNASKRQESWSLLNYLQSFAPTPWLCAGDFNEILEDSEKWGGRRKALRQMQDFQQVVEQCNLQDLGFSGPKFTWHNGREAEDFTQERLDRAFGNMEWCDFFNNVQVKVLVARSSDHAPLLIECSTGRRTGRKKQFCFRYEARWSRKVEPKEIIKRVWRQKERKGDAWQGIKSNLEQSKRELLQWRKKEVPPTEDIISQKSALLRTLQEVEGTARRGEIKRLQTELGDLLAQADVTWRQRAKMHWLKNGDKNTRFFHECVKQRRRKNIISQIDDEEGRRWSNPREVERAFCSYYQNLFTSLHLTGVDESLDLLPNRVTAEMNSRLVREPTMEEIYMALSQMDPMKAPGPDGFPTCFFQDHWDSVGPKVGKVVSNFFRMWGKVGYMALKLDMSKAYDRVEWVFLEAVMRKMGFDAKWVGLAALNGRLKGVPTSLRGPKINHLFFADDSLIFCKANLQDWAFLSKILEDYEAISGQRLNKEKTAVFFSRNTSREDRLTIQNLSGIPASQRFDTYLGLPALVGKSRTREFHKIKERVNKRVNDWKAKFLSQAGKEILIKAVLQAIPAYSMSIFLLPKTLCSELNGIMQKFWWGHKDNVKKIHWMSWEKMGRSKANGGMGFRDLICFNMALLAKQGWRIIQNPDSLVGRILKAKYFSRSSLLEAKIGSRPSFAWRSLLAATVLLREGMIWRIGNGQSVNIWGSKWIPKPISFKVQSPCLSLSSDEKVAALMDPHSRGWNVPLIQSLFEKEEAEIICNIPLSRFDCPDKMVWRATPTGIFTVKSAYFLEQERSHGEGGASSKGNGWKFFWKLIWGLSIPNSTKVFLWRACSNLLPTRDNLLRRGMDLEVGCFLCSQETETILHVLWECPAARDVWGVCDRKIQKMGSLGPDFREIMVKLSERCSSDEMGLIATIAQCIWKRRNNVLHGGMFIHPNRLIHEAKEAHEMFLEANQKQDSLNEILREPGVDAEVWRCPPPGFYKINWDVGMDERSNRLGVGVLIRDSFGEIIAARSLTIQTKQPPVIAEAMGAVYAAEFGRDTGVQDVILEGDSLIVVKALQAEIEDLSPYGHLIDEARMLLRHFRTAQVRHVKRNSNKAAHGLAKEAVRKCIDNIWMEEMPPCISDILAIERTALVI, encoded by the exons ATGGTCTTTCTCATGGAGACCAAGTTACAAGCTAAGAGTTTGGAGTTCATAAGAATAAAGGCTGGTTTTAATAACAGCTTTGGTGTGGACAGTGTGGGCAAGAGTGGAGGCCTCGCCTTACTCTGGAAAAATGATGTTAGCATTGAGATTCAAAACTATAGTCGTTGGCATATCAACGCAGTGTTCAATTCAGTGTCGGGGACGCAGGCTTGGAAATTTACAGGGTTCTACGGCaaccccaatgctagcaaaagaCAGGAATCTTGGAGTTTATTAAATTATCTCCAATCTTTTGCTCCAACCCCTTGGTTATGTGCGGGAGACTTCAACGAAATTTTGGAAGACAGTGAGAAGTGGGGAGGGAGGCGAAAAGCACTGAGACAAATGCAGGATTTTCAGCAAGTTGTGGAGCAATGTAATCTGCAGGATTTGGGTTTCTCGGGTCCCAAATTCACTTGGCATAATGGACGTGAAGCGGAGGATTTTACCCAAGAAAGGCTTGACAGAGCCTTCGGCAATATGGAGTggtgtgatttttttaataatgttcaaGTGAAGGTTCTGGTGGCTAGAAGTTCGGATCATGCCCCATTACTTATTGAATGCTCAACTGGGAGGAGAACGGGACGAAAGAAACAATTCTGTTTTCGATATGAGGCTAGGTGGAGTAGAAAAGTGGAACCCAAGGAAATAATCAAGAGAGTGTGGAGgcaaaaggaaaggaaaggtgACGCCTGGCAAGGAATTAAAAGTAATTTGGAGCAAAGTAAAAGAGAGTTACtgcaatggagaaagaaggAGGTCCCACCAACTGAAGatattatttctcaaaaatCAGCACTACTACGAACTCTGCAGGAAGTAGAAGGTACTGCTAGGAGGGGTGAGATAAAAAGATTGCAGACTGAGTTGGGTGACCTTTTGGCTCAGGCTGATGTAACGTGGAGACAAAGAGCAAAAATGCATTGGCTCAAAAATGGGGACAAGAATACACGATTCTTTCATGAATGCGTAAAACAGAGGAGACGTAAAAATATTATCTCTCAAATTGATGATGAGGAGGGCAGGAGATGGTCCAATCCGAGAGAAGTTGAGAGGGCTTTTTGCTCTTATTATCAGAATCTGTTCACATCCTTACACCTTACTGGGGTGGATGAAAGTCTGGATCTATTGCCCAATAGAGTCACAGCTGAAATGAATTCCAGACTTGTGCGGGAGCCCACCATGGAGGAGATTTATATGGCTTTATCCCAAATGGATCCCATGAAAGCGCCAGGCCCCGACGGTTTTCCGACTTGTTTCTTCCAAGATCATTGGGACTCGGTGGGTCCGAAAGTTGGAAAAGTCGTCTCCAATTTTTTCAG GATGTGGGGTAAGGTGGGATATATGGCTTTAAAACTCgatatgagtaaagcctatGATAGAGTGGAATGGGTCTTTTTGGAGGCGGTGATGAGAAAGATGGGCTTTGATGCGAAATGGGTGGGGCTT GCTGCTTTAAATGGAAGGCTTAAGGGAGTCCCTACTTCCCTAAGGGGCCCCaaaattaaccatttattttttgcagacGACAGCCTAATTTTCTGTAAGGCTAATTTGCAAGATTGGGCCTTTTTGTCAAAAATTCTGGAAGATTATGAGGCCATCTCAGGGCAACGTTTGAATAAAGAGAAGACTGCTGTTTTTTTCAGCAGAAATACTAGCAGGGAAGATCGGCTGACAATCCAGAATTTGTCCGGGATACCCGCTTCGCAGCGTTTTGACACTTATTTGGGGCTCCCAGCTTTGGTGGGAAAATCAAGGACTCGAGAGTTCCACAAGATTAAGGAGAGAGTGAATAAACGTGTCAATGATTGGAAAGCAAAATTCCTCTCACAAGCAGGAAAGGAGATTCTTATTAAAGCTGTGTTACAGGCGATACCTGCTTATAGCATGAGCATTTTTTTGTTGCCCAAAACTCTATGTAGTGAGTTAAATGGAATTATGCAGAAATTCTGGTGGGGACACAAGGATAATGTGAAGAAGATACACTGGATGAGCTGGGAGAAAATGGGGCGATCAAAAGCTAACGGAGGTATGGGTTTTAGAGACCTAATCTGTTTTAATATGGCCCTTTTAGCCAAGCAAGGATGGAGGATTATCCAAAATCCTGATAGTCTGGTGGGGCgcattttaaaagccaaatatTTTAGTCGAAGCTCATTGTTGGAAGCAAAAATTGGTAGCAGGCCGTCCTTTGCGTGGAGAAGTTTACTGGCTGCTACTGTATTGTTGAGAGAAGGGATGATTTGGCGGATAGGGAACGGGCAGAGTGTCAATATATGGGGGTCTAAATGGATTCCTAAGCCTATATCTTTTAAAGTTCAGTCTCCATGCTTATCTTTGTCAAGTGATGAGAAAGTTGCAGCTCTAATGGACCCACATTCAAGGGGCTGGAATGTTCCTCTGATACAATCCCTGTTTGAAAAAGAAGAGGCAGAAATTATATGCAATATCCCTCTCAGCAGATTTGACTGTCCGGATAAAATGGTCTGGAGAGCAACGCCAACCGGAATATTCACCGTCAAAAGTGCTTATTTTTTGGAGCAAGAAAGGAGTCACGGTGAGGGGGGCGCGAGCTCAAAAGGTAACGGCTGGAAATTTTTCTGGAAATTGATATGGGGCCTTTCAATCCCAAATTCCACGAAAGTCTTCCTATGGAGGGCGTGTAGCAATCTGCTCCCAACCAGAGATAATCTTCTGCGGAGGGGAATGGACCTGGAGGTGGGGTGTTTTCTGTGCAGTCAAGAGACCGAAACAATTCTCCACGTGTTGTGGGAGTGTCCAGCTGCACGGGATGTTTGGGGGGTGTGTGATAGGAAGATCCAGAAAATGGGGAGTCTGGGTCCAGATTTTAGAGAAATAATGGTGAAGCTTTCGGAGAGATGCAGTTCTGATGAGATGGGTTTAATTGCAACAATAGCCCAATGCATTTGGAAAAGGAGAAATAACGTATTGCATGGAGGTATGTTTATACACCCAAACCGGTTGATCCATGAAGCAAAGGAGGCCCACGAGATGTTCCTGGAAGCAAATCAGAAGCAGGACAGCTTGAACGAAATTTTACGTGAACCAGGGGTGGATGCGGAAGTCTGGAGGTGCCCACCACCTGGGTTCTACAAAATAAATTGGGATGTAGGTATGGATGAGAGGAGTAATCGGCTGGGTGTTGGGGTGCTTATAAGAGACTCCTTTGGAGAGATCATTGCAGCAAGGAGCTTGACAATCCAAACTAAACAACCACCAGTGATAGCGGAAGCCATGGGAGCAGTTTACGCAGCAGAGTTTGGACGAGACACAGGTGTTCAAGATGTAATTTTGGAAGGGGATTCTCTGATTGTGGTTAAAGCGCTTCAAGCTGAGATTGAAGACTTGAGTCCTTACGGACACCTCATAGATGAAGCTAGAATGCTTCTACGACATTTTCGAACGGCTCAAGTCAGACATGTGAAGAGAAATTCTAACAAAGCTGCCCATGGGTTAGCTAAAGAAGCAGTTAGAAAGTGTATTGATAATATATGGATGGAGGAGATGCCTCCATGTATTTCTGATATACTTGCTATAGAGCGTACAGCTCttgtaatttag